One Paenibacillus sp. SYP-B4298 genomic window, TATTATGCCATTGCGCGCATCGCGCAGCGAGTGCAGCAAGGGCTGCGTATCCAGGCAGTAGCCAGCTCTGCAAGATCGGAGGCACTGGCGCTGGAGCTCGGCATCCAGCTGGTGCCGTTGTCTTCGATCAGCGGGATCGATCTGACTATCGACGGCGCGGATGAGGTTGATCCTGCCTTGCATCTCATCAAGGGAGGCGGGGGCGCGCTATTGCGGGAGAAAATATTGGCAATGAGCAGCAACCGCTTTATCGTCATCGCCGATGAGAGCAAAAGAGTCGCACAGCTTGGACGCTTCCCGCTGCCGGTGGAGATCGTCCCGTTTGCCGCTAATCTGACGATCGCGAAGCTCCGAGAGCTCGGCTGCAAGCCTTCCGTCCGAATGGTAGAGAGCCAGGAGTATAAGACGGATAACGGCAACTATATTGTTGATTGCGCCTTTGGCGGTATTGCTGATCCACAGCAGTTGGAGGCGCGTATTAATGCTATTGCCGGTGTTGTGGAGAACGGCCTGTTCACGCACATGGCGAGCACCGTCATCTTCGCCTCGCAGGATGGCGCCATCTCGGTACTGGAGCAGAGTCGCTGACTCGGGAGCATCCCTGTAATGTATGGAGCATTACATGAGCAGGGATGCGGTACGCGCTGAGTCAACGATGACCGGAGCGAGAGCCAGTGGCCGCCGGGCCAGGACGCTCCCTGCGGCCGGATTCATCAGGCTAGTCGCTCCGAAGGTGAACGGAGGATGAGCGCTCGGCTAATCGGGAAGCGGTCACGGAGACTATAGCAGCCCGGACAGGCGCACTTCCTCATAGAAACGGCGGAACTCGTCGAAGTTGAGCTGCTGCGCGGCGTCAGACAGGGCGGCAGCCGGGTTGGGGTGCACCTCAACCATGATGCCGTCGGCACCGGCTGCCAGAGCTGCCTTGGCGCACGGAGCCATTATATCCTTGCGGCCGGTGGAGTGAGTGACATCGACCAGAACGGGCAGATGGGTCTCCTGCTTGAGGATCGGCACGGCCGAGATGTCGAGCGTATTGCGGGTCGCCTTCTCGTAGGTGCGGATGCCGCGTTCGATCAGCATGACGTGCGGGTTGCCGCCAGAGACGATGTACTCGGCAGCATGCACGAATTCATCCAGTGTGGCCGACAGGCCGCGCTTGAGCAGCACAGGTGTCTGCACGTCGCCAGCCGCCCTGAGCAACTCGAAATTATGCATGTTGCGTGCACCGATCTGAATGACATCGATGTATGTGGCGGCAAGCTCAATATCGGCAGGATGGACAATTTCACTGATCGTTCGCAGGCCGAATTCCTCCGCGACCTCCTTGAGCATCCTTAGTCCATCTCGGCCAAGCCCCTGAAATTCATAGGGAGAGGTGCGCGGCTTGAATGCCCCGCCCCGCAGCAGCTTCACCCCCGCAGCCTGTAGCATCGCCGCCACCTGACGGAGCTGCTCATAGCTCTCGATCGAGCAAGGACCAGCAATCAGAGCTGGCTGGTCTGCCCCGATCGCGACATCGCCCAACTGTACGACCGTATTATGAAGCTGATGCTGGCGAGAGACGAGCAGCGACGGCTTCTCCTTGCTGCCTCCGCTTGATTGCGCTGCTCCCTCCATCCACTGCGTCAGCAGCCTGCGAGCCTGCGAATGCTTCAAGTCAGCGTCGAGCCTGCTGTCCAACTGCTGCAGACATTCCCCGATCTGCGCAGGTGTCAGCTTCAGCTCCTGCATGAGCTGCTGATGCTCCTCCAACTGCTGTAGCAACTCCAGGCTGAGCGTCTGTAGTCTGTTATGTCCATCCAATGTAGTTGTCGTATTCGTCCGGGTCATCGAAATCTTCCTCTCTTGTTTGATGTGCGCTCTCGGGTCATCGATCAGGACATCGATCAGGACATCCATAGGTGTCCCTTCAGCACACGGTACTCACATCCACTATGGACATCGGTATACCGTGACTGGTCGTACTCTTCCGCGGCGATATAACATCGGCAGCCTCCATCGGCGCCTTATAAATTAACGCAAAAAGACCCCTCATCCGCAAGGGACGAGAGGCCGTGGTACCACCCTTATTAGAGCGTTCTCGCTGACAGTTGTATGCTTCGTCAAGCCTGCCACCGGGAGATGCTCTCACTTAGTCCCTTTAACGCAGGGAATACGGGTCACCCTACCTTCTGCCAGATGGCAGACATTCAGGCGCCAGCTCGGGAGTGAACTTCGGCAGGCCATTTACTCGGCAGCTCTCAATCGGTGGCTGTCCGTCCCTGTCAGCAATGGAACGCTGCGTACTCTCTCCTTCATCGCTTCTGTTGCTATGTGTATGCGATCAACGTTGATTAAGTGACATTTTAGGGCATGATAATGGATCGTGCAAGCCTGTCGATTAACGCGCCTTCCTATTACTGCATAGCTGCTGTGTTGCAACGAAGTATGCGAGCTTTTTGCATTTTTTCAACCTCTACCACATCTCAGGCACAGGTGGAATTAGCAGCTTGCTGTCACGTTATGGTTGAAGCGGGCGGCGCTCCATGAGCTGCTTGAGCTTAACCTCTGTAGGAGAATCGGGATCAGGCGTGTAGATGCTGCAGCGCAGATCATCTTGACCCTGCACCTGCAAGGAGGTCAAGTGAAAGAGCATCTTGCCCGCCCGGGCATGGCGAAACTCCAGCACGACCTCCGGTGCGGAGCTGACTCGGCTCTGCTCCCACATGCGATTGAAATCCGGGTGCAGTCTCCCCATCTCCTCCAGAAATTGCTCATACCACTTATCCTCTACATACTTTCCATAGTAGGCGCGAAATATCGACAAATACCCGCTCGCAAAATGCTCCCAATTGACAGCCAAGCGTTGAAATTCCTTGCGCGTAAAGAGTAGACGGATCATGTTGCGCTGCTCGGGCGGCAGTTGCTCGAAGTCGAGGAAGATATGTGCGGCTGCAGCATTCCAGCCAACGATTGTGCCGCGCCGATCGGATATAATCGTCGGGCAGCTTCGCAGCTCCTGGAGGATGCGCCGCAGTGCTGGAGAGATGGCTAACTGCTGCTCCTCTAACGGATATGTGCTGGTCCCAGCGCTCTCGAGCGCCAGCGCATACAGATAGCTGCGTTCATCCGGTGTCAGCCGCAGCGCATTGGAGATGGCCTCCAGTACAGAGGGTGACACCTTGATCTCGCGGCCTTGCTCAAGCCACGTGTACCAGGTGGTGCTGACGCCCGCCAACTGGGCAACCTCCTCTCGCCGCAGGCCGGGGGTGCGGCGGCGAATACCAGGAGCAATGCCGACCTCCTGTGGCAGCAGCTTGGCTCGCTGTGCCTTGAGGAAGGTGGACAGCGCCTGCAAACGGGTGGGCTGATGCATGATAGAGATATCCTCCTGTCTGTGATCTGGATATATAACCTGGTACTAATTATACTAGTATAATTGACAACTTGTAATAGGATGAAACCTGTGTCATGATACGGCCATAGAGCTCAGAGAAGCAATGAAGCAAAAGGAGGAGCATTCATATGGAACGGACAGTCATCACAGGAATGGGAGCCATTACACCGCTTGGCAATGATGTGGACAGCTTCTGGGCAGGTCTTGTCTCGGGCAGATCGGGGATTACACGGATTACATCCTTCGATGTGTCAGCGTACAAATCGCAGATCGCCGGCCAGATTCGCGATTTTGACTCCAAGGCACAGTTCGGAGCGAAGGAAGCGCGCAAGATGGATCGCTATTGCCAGTATGCGCTCGCAGCGGCACAGCAAGCAATAGGTGATGCCGGGCTGGAGCTGGAGCGAGTGGACAAGGAGCGACTCGGTGTGTATGTCGGCTCCGGGATTGGCGGCATCGAGACGATGCTGGAGCAGACAGCGGTGCTGCACTCTCGCGGCCCTGCCCGCGTCAGTCCACTGCTCGTGCCCATGATGATCTCCAATATGGCGGCGGCCACCATCAGCATCGCGCTTGGAGCGCATGGGCCAACGATGTCTCCGGTCACGGCCTGCTCGATCGGCAATACGGCGATCGGCGAAGCTGCTCGGCTCATTCAAGCTGGCGGTGCGGATGTCGTCGTGGCTGGCGGCTCCGAGGCCGCGATCTGCGAGCTGTCGCTGGCCAGCTTCGCCAATGCGACAGCGGTGTCCACTCGCAATGATCAGCCTGAGCAAGCTAGCCGTCCGTTCGATAGCGGACGGGACGGCTTCGTGATGGCGGAGGGAGCAGGCATCCTGATCATCGAATCGCTAAGCCATGCGCAGCGAAGAGGGGCACGCATCTATGCCGAGGTTATCGGCTATGGGGCCAGCTCGGACGCTTACCATATGGTGGCGACGCATCCTGAGGGCTATGGCGCCTATCTGGCGATGAAGGCTGCGCTGCGTGATGCAGACATCCGCCCTGATGAGGTGGATGTCATCAGTGCTCATGCGACGAGCACAGGGGTGGGCGACCTATCCGAGACTCTGGCGATCAAGCGGGCATTTGGCGACTATGCCCACAGGCTGCCGGTCACTGCGAACAAATCGATGCTCGGGCATATGCTGGGGGCAGCCGGCGGTGTAGAGGCGATCGCACTCGTGCAGAGCTTGCGCACCGGTTGGATTCCGCCGACGATTAATCTGGAGGAGCAGGACCCGCAATGCGACCTGGATATTGTAGCGGGTCAGGCGAGAGAGGCTAAGCTGTCGATCGGGATGTCCAACTCCTTTGGCTTCGGTGGTCACAATGCCGTGATTCTGGTGAAGAACTGGGTGGATGAGCCTCACACGAGTCACAGACGCTAACGGTCCACCCTACAATGATGGACATCCTGCTGACCTGACCCTAAAACCCAAAAACCTTCAGAACCATAGACACGGTTCTGAAGGTTTTTTTGGCTTAGCCCTCTTAGGATACAAAGCCGTCTACGCTTGATAGATAAGAAATATAAGCGGTGTTCGCCTTAAATGTTCTTCTATATCTACGCAAAACGAAGCTTCGCCCGCCCAAGTTGGGGTACGCCGTTTACGCTCGTCATTCACGATGATCGGCTAATCAACACACCGCTTATTCCAGCACCTGCATATGGATGTCTCCATCCTGGCCGCCATAGTGAATATGCAGATTTTTGTCCTCAAGATACCACAGATTATCCTCTTCCATATAGAACAGGATACCGTCCGCCTCCTGCGAAAGCCCCGGCTTGACCGGTGTGGAGCGGGCGACACCTAGCGAGAATCCAGGCTGTACGCTGCCGCAGCCGCCTAGCTGCACATAGATGCGGACCGAGTCCCCCTTCTTCAATCCAAGCTCCTCCTTGTACCATGCCGCTGCCTGCTGATCAATCGTTAACTTCATTGGTTTCCCTCCTGTATCGCGCCATCTTGCTATCGCTGGAGCACGGCGCAGTCTATCCTTCTATTTTCCCCTCATTGTACTATGTGCAGAACATAAAAGTATAGGAAAGTCATGTTTTTTTCTAGTTCCGACTCGAATGGCGTAAGGCGCGCAGCAGATACAGGTAATCGAAGCATACAAAATGACCATCTTGATGGCTACGAATTTGGCGGCTCGGGGACTACAATGTAAGCAAGAGATAAATGCGGCGCTACAAGCCGAATGGGTAAGAAAGGGGTTACAACAGATGGCTGACAACACGGTTAACGAGCAGCATCCGGCAACGGAGCAGTGGGGACAGTTCGAATTCAGATTGAACGGTCCTGCCGATGGCAATCCTTATGAAGACAACCGCTTCGGAGCACGGTTCAGCCTGCAGCATCGCATGATTGAGGTGGATGGCTTCTATGATGGAGACGGACAATATGTGGTGCGCTTCATGCCGGACACACTAGGTGAATGGAGCTTCACCACGATCAGCAGCGTCCCGGAGCTGGACGCACGGACGGGCTCATTTACGTGTATAGCTCCGACGCACGGCAACCACGGCCCAGTAAGGGTGAGCCGGACGTATCATTTTGCTTATGCCGATGGCAAGCCATTCTTCCCGGTCGGCACGACGGCTTATGTATGGAACCATCAGGGACGGGAGCTGGAGGAGCAGACGCTGGAGAGCCTCAAGCAGGCGCCGTTCAACAAGATACGGATGTGCGTCTTCCCCAAGCACTACGATTATAACCTGCATGAGCCAGAGCATTGTGCATTTGAAGGCAGCCTGGAGACGGGCTTTGACCTGACGCGCTTCAACCCGAGGTTTTGGCGCCATCTGGAGCAGCGTCTGACGGAGCTGCAGGATTTGGGTATCGAAGCGGATCTGATTCTGCTTCACCCGTATGACCGCTGGGGCTTCGCCAAGATGACCAGAGAGCAGGATCATCGTTACCTGCGCTATGCGATGGCGCGTCTGGCCTCCTTCCGCAACATCTGGTGGTCGCTGGCGAATGAATATGATCTGATGTTCGAGAAGACGATGGACGATTGGGACGCGATCTTCCACCTGATCCAGCAGCATGATCCGTACCAGCATCTGCGTTCCATTCACAACTGGCAGCATCCAGAGATTCATTACCGCAACAATCAGCACTGGTACGACCATGGCAAGCCGTGGGTGACGCATGCGAGCATCCAGCACGCTGATCTGCACTTCGTCACCGAATGGAGACAGCAGTATCGCAAGCCGATTGTTGTCGACGAATGCCGCTATGAGGGCAATATCAACCATGGCTGGGGCAACATTACCGCGGAGAAGATGGTGGAGTGCTTCTGGAAGGGCATGGCGCAGGGCGGCTATGTCACTCATGGCGAGACGTATACGCATCCAGAGAATATCATCTGGTGGTCGCATGGGGGCACACTGCATGGACAGAGTGCGGAGCGTATTGCGTTCTTGCGGCGCATCATGGAGCAGGGCCCGCAGCTTGATACGAGCGATGTGCCGTTCCATTGGGATACAGAGGCAGGCGGGGCAGCCGGTGAGTATTATCTGGTCTACTTCGGAGACAGCCGTCCATCCTTCCGAGAGCTGAAGCTCGATGAGAGCAACACCTTCACGATTGATCTGATCGATACGTGGAACATGACGGTAGAACGGCTGCCAGGCGAATATAGCGGAGCCTTCCGCATCCCGTTGCCAGGCAAGCCTTACTATGCGCTGCGGATCATCCGCAAGCCATCCTAATACGAATGCATAACTACACAGGGGGAACGACACGATGAAAAAGACGCTTACTTTACTGCTCGTTATGATGCTGACAGCAGCGCTGGCAGCCGCCTGTTCTTCGGGCAATACTGACAAGAATACAACAGCCGAAGGCGACAAGGGAGCTTCACCTGCCAAGACGACCGTATCGCTGTGGATATTGGATGATCATATCTGGATTGACGGCGCAGTCGAGGATTTCAAGAAGGACAACCCGGATATTAATGTGGAAGTGAGCAAATACGGCACCGATCCGCTGAAGGAAGCGCTCAAGGTGGCCGCCAACTCCAAGACGCTGCCGAATATGTGGTTTACCTGGGGCGGCTCGCTCGGTTCCTTCTATGCCGTTAACGGCTTGGCTCAGGATCTGACACAGGTAGCCAAGAATCATAACTGGTCGGATATATACAACCAGGCGGCTCTGGATATGTCCACTTACAACGGCAAGCTCTCCGGTATTCCCTATCATCTGAACGCTCTCAATATGTGGTACAACAAGCCGCTGTTCGAGAAGCAGTCCCTGAGCGCGCCGACCACGCTGGAGCAGTTCGAGTCGCTCCTGCAGACCATTAAGGATGACGGCTCTGTACCGCTCGCCTTGGCGGGCAAGAATGGCTGGCATATTATGCGTCTGACCGAGCAACTGCTGGAGCACTTCGCCGGAGCGGAGCTGCATGACAAGCTGAACAGTCTGGAGGCTTCATGGAATGATCCGGCTGTCGTGAAGACCTTCGAGAAGCTGAAGGAGTATACGGATAAGGGCTATTTCCCTAAAGGCCATGTAGCTATCGATCAGAGCGAGGCGATCAATGCCTTCTATCCTGGCCAAGCAGCGATGACACTGGAGGGAACCTGGCTGGATCGCAACATTACGGCCGCCGGCTTCAATACGAATGATTTCTCCGTGTTCCAGTTCCCGACAGAGCGTTCCTCTGTATTCGTCGAGATGTTCCAGATTAATAGCGAGCTGGATCAAGCGACACTGGATGCAACGATCAAGCTGGGCGAGTATCTGACCAGCAAGGATGTCGTCAACAAATATATCGATACCTATGGGACACCAGCTACGCTCAATGTCACCTTCTCCGCCAATACGCCAAACGTGCAGCCGCTGCTCGATATGGCGTCCAAGGGAAGCTTCCTGATTACTGACCAGGCGCTGCCGCAAGAGATTGCCCAGAAGCTGTTCGAGGCACAGGATCGGGTTGTACTGAATGAGTGGACGCCGGAGCAAGCAGCCGAGCAACTGGACAAGGCGATTACAGAGTACAAGAGCAAGCAGTAATACATGATGAAGCATGCGCTCGGAGGACGAGCGAGGCTGCCATAAGATATTAACAGCGGACAATGTACGGGCGGGCACAATTGGAGAGCCCGCCCTGACATTGGAGAGGAGGACCAGCGCGTGAGAAGCGGGACGATCAAGCCCTGGCTATTTATTATGCCTGCGCTGCTGATTTATTTAGTCATTATATTTTTCCCCTCGATGTACACCTTTTATTTGAGTTTTTTCAAGTGGAATGGGGTCGCCCCGGACAAAACATTCGTTGGGCTGGGGAATTACTTGGATCTGCTGTTCCGTGACACCGTCTTTCTGAAGGCGTTATGGAACAACGTGCTATGGACGATCGGCTCCCTGACGATCATATTGGGCTTCGGCTTGATGCTGGCGCTGCTGTTGAACAAGAAGCTCAAGGGACGTATCGTGTTCCGCGGCATTTTCTATTTCCCGTATGTGCTGTCCGGCGTCATCGTAGCGACAATCTGGACATGGATGTACAATCCGTCGCAAGGATTCTTCAATAAGCTGTTGGAGCTGGTGGGGCTGGAGCATCTGACGAGCGCCTGGCTCGCCGATCCCAAGATCGCGCTGTATGCAGTGTTTGTCGCGGCGATATGGAATGGTGTCGGGCAACCGCTGGTGCTGTTTCTGGCCGGGCTGCAGACCATTCCGCAGGACCCCTATGAGGCGGCGATCATCGACGGCGCGAAGCCGTATCAGATGTTCTGGAATATAACATTGCCGCTGCTGCGAGAGACCTTCATCATCGTCGTCGCCATTACGATGGTATCGTCGATGAAGGTGTACGACATCGTGTATGCGATGACTGGCGGCGGACCGGCGGAGAGCACGCATGTGCTGGCCTCCTGGATGTACTTCCAGACGTTCAAGTTCGCCAATATCGGCGCGGGCTCGGCGATCTCGATGTTTCTGGTCTTTATTACGATGATTGTCATTATTCCCTATGTCTATTACACGACAAAAAGGTCGCATGTGTAAGAAGGAAGGTTGGTGAAGGACTACAATGGAGGAGTTGCGCGTTCACCCGGCCATCGCTGTAACAAGGTTTTTGTTTTTAGTGTTGTTATCTATCGCCTTTTTGTTGCCCATCGTGTTTATTGCGTTTACCGCTCTCAAATCCAATGCGGACTTGCTGAGAAATCCGTTCTATGCCTTGCCGGAGAAGTTCCAGTGGGGCAATTTCGCCAAGGCGTGGGAGCAAGGAAGGCTCGGCATGTACATGCAGAATACCGCGCTGATCTCCTTCGTGAAGGTGCCGCTGGGCATTCTGATCGAGTCGCTGGCGGCGTATGCGCTGACCCGGCTCGTCTTCAAATGGAGCAATATGATGTTCGCCTTCTTCCTGGTGGGCATGATGATCCCGATGCAGGCCACGCTCGTACCGCTGAATATTTTGCTGAACAAGCTGGGATTGGTGAATACGTATCCGGGCATATTTCTAGTATATCTCGGCTTCGGCATCCCGTTCGGCATCCTGATCTTGCGCGGCTTCTTCCGCACGATTCCGAAGGAGATTGACGAGGCGGCACTGATCGACGGCTGCGGAGATGTCGGCAAGTTCTTCCGCATCATATTGCCGTTGTCGATGCCGGCGATCGCCACGATCTTCATCTTCGACTTTATGGCAACCTGGAATGAGTTTTTGCTGGCGCAAATTTTCATTACCAAGGATACGATGCGCACGATTACGACAGGTCTGCTCTCCTTCCGCGGCGAGCACTCGGCAGACTATACGCTGCTTAGCGCTGGTGTGCTGATGTCGGTTATTCCGATCTTGGCCGTCTATCTGGCCTTTCAAAAATATTTTGTATCCGGGCTGGCTGGTTCGGTCAAAGGTTAATCGCATAGCAGGCAGCGAGCAGGAGCGACGGGCGATCCCGGCTGTTCCTGCTTGGCTGCGTTGCCGGACGTTTCCATTATCGGGGACGGCGGGAAGTGTGTTCCATTGACGGGCTGTGCGCGGCTTTGCTACGATAGGAGACACTCATTTTCGGAAGGGCAGTCTCCTTATACGCAGATATGTAATCGTTCACAACAGAAAGGCGGGCTGTGTGCTGATGGCCTTCAGATGGAATAGTCTCTCTTACCGAACCCGGTTGTTTTTAATCTTCCTGCTGATCAGCAGCATTCCCGCAGCATTGATCGGCACCGTGGCCTACAAGAAATCGGCAGATATGCTGCAGAGCCAGGTGACAGAGGATATGTATGTCATCATCCGTCAATTGAATACAGCGATTGAGCGGCAGATTAATGATTTTGACCGCTTCAGTATCCTGCCCTACTACATGCCGGACTCCTTCGAGTTTCTGCGCAAGCCGTATGTTCCAACCGAGCAATGGGGCAGCGACGAGCTGGCCGCTCAGAAAAATCTGCTCCGTCTGATGAGCGCCTATCCTTCAATCAATGCCTCCATTAAAGGCATGGTGCTGTATGGCATGAACGGAACGATTAGCGGCTACCGGGTCAGCGGCAGCTCGCAGATGAAGAGAGGCTCGACGGTAGAGGACGAGGACTGGTACAAGCAGGCGGTGGCGCGCAACGGAGGCTTCGTCGTCTCCGGCATCCGCTCCATCGATCAGTTTGATGATGCTCCGTTCACCGCGGTCACGGTAGCCCGCATGCTGGTGGATGAGAAGCTCAAGCCGCTTGCGGTGATGGCGCTGCATGTATCCCCTGAGTTCATTGCCAATATTCTGTATCGATCTCAATTGGAGGGAGAGGCGGTGGTGGTGCTGGATGCGGATAACAAGCCCATCTATGCCTCGGACAACGGACTCGCATCGGCACTGAGGCAGGTGGAGGCCGGCGATACGCCGTCTCCCTGGAGTGCGAGGGTGGCAAGTGAAGGTGGAGACATGACGTATAGCGGCGTATCGATGTACAGCAGCTATCTGGGATGGAAGGTATTTCTGGGCAAAAATCGCGAGGAGCTGCTGGCGGGCAGTCGATTGATACGGCTGTTCACCTATGCAATTGTAATCGTGATGGCCGTTGCGGCTGCGTTGGTGTCATGGCTGCTCGCCCGCAGCCTGTCTGACCCGGTGCTGCGGATGATCCGTTCGATGCGCGAGGTGGAGAAGGGGAGATTCGCGCCGCCGCTGGCGCTTGAACGGTCGGATGAGCTGGGTCAACTGCATCTGAGCTATACCCGAATGGTGCAGCGGCTTGAGGAGATGGTTCGCTCGATTGAGGAGAAGGAGCGGCAGAAGCGTCATGCAGAGCTGACCGCATTGCGGACACGAGTGCAGCCGCATTTTTTGTACAATACGCTGAATTCGATTCGGATGATGGCGATCCTCCAGCGTGCGCCGCAGATCGCCGGACTGCTGCAATCGGTGACGAAGCTGTTCAAGGCGAACATGCGGCTGAACCACGAGCTGATCCCGCTGCAGGAGGAGATGGCGCTGCTGAAGGATTACGCCGAGCTGATGGATATGCGCTATACGAATACGTTTGCGCTGGAGTGGGAGGTGCCGGAGGAGCTGGCGGATGTCGGCGTCCCGCCGATGCTGCTGCAGCCGCTGCTGGAGAATGCGATCTTCCATGGCTCCAAGGGGCTGGAGCGGCTGCTCCACATTCGGATTGGCGCACGTCTTATCGATCACCAGACGGTGGTCATCGAGTTGGCTGACGATGGGATCGGCATCAGCGAGGAGGCGCTGGTCATGCTGGAGGGGCGCAGCAGCAGTGATGTTTCCGAGCATTTTGGCATTGCGAATGCGCGCGAGCGGATACAACTGCGCTTTGGCGAGGAATATGGGCTGGCCATCCGTTGTGTGGAAGGCGGGGGGACACAGATCGTTATCACGCTGCCTTGTCAATATGTCCAAGGGGGGACGTGAAGCATGTGGAATTTG contains:
- a CDS encoding sensor histidine kinase; the encoded protein is MAFRWNSLSYRTRLFLIFLLISSIPAALIGTVAYKKSADMLQSQVTEDMYVIIRQLNTAIERQINDFDRFSILPYYMPDSFEFLRKPYVPTEQWGSDELAAQKNLLRLMSAYPSINASIKGMVLYGMNGTISGYRVSGSSQMKRGSTVEDEDWYKQAVARNGGFVVSGIRSIDQFDDAPFTAVTVARMLVDEKLKPLAVMALHVSPEFIANILYRSQLEGEAVVVLDADNKPIYASDNGLASALRQVEAGDTPSPWSARVASEGGDMTYSGVSMYSSYLGWKVFLGKNREELLAGSRLIRLFTYAIVIVMAVAAALVSWLLARSLSDPVLRMIRSMREVEKGRFAPPLALERSDELGQLHLSYTRMVQRLEEMVRSIEEKERQKRHAELTALRTRVQPHFLYNTLNSIRMMAILQRAPQIAGLLQSVTKLFKANMRLNHELIPLQEEMALLKDYAELMDMRYTNTFALEWEVPEELADVGVPPMLLQPLLENAIFHGSKGLERLLHIRIGARLIDHQTVVIELADDGIGISEEALVMLEGRSSSDVSEHFGIANARERIQLRFGEEYGLAIRCVEGGGTQIVITLPCQYVQGGT